The genome window GCAGCCCCTGAGGGGATCGCCCGGCTCCACACCGAGCACCCGGAGGTGGAGATCTATACCGCGGCGGTGGACGAGCGCCTGGACGCTCACGGTTACATCCTCCCGGGACTCGGGGACGCGGGAGATCGCCTGTTCGGAACCCGGTGATGCGCCCTAGCTGGGATGATTACTTCATGAGCATGGCGGTGCTTGTGAGCAGCCGCTCCACGTGCCTCCGCCGCCGGGTGGGCGCGGTGATCGTCCTGAACCGCATGGTCCTCTCTACGGGGTACAACGATACCCCCCGGGGGCTGCGGAACTGTGGGGAAGGGGGGTGTCCCCGATGCGCGGGAGAGGCCCCCTCCGGAACAGGCCACGACACGTGCCTGTGCATTCACGCCGAGCAGAACGCTATTCTTCAAGCCGCCTACCACGGAGTCGCCATCGCGGGAGGAACCCTGT of Armatimonadota bacterium contains these proteins:
- a CDS encoding cytidine/deoxycytidylate deaminase family protein, yielding MRPSWDDYFMSMAVLVSSRSTCLRRRVGAVIVLNRMVLSTGYNDTPRGLRNCGEGGCPRCAGEAPSGTGHDTCLCIHAEQNAILQAAYHGVAIAGGTLYCTHQPCLVCAKMIANVGIARVVYTGDYPDPVAAQLLKEAGVELAHYPGPLSALRVLPPALCD